AGTAGTTGACTTTGGAGTTAAAAGAAATATTTTAAATGAATTAGTTGAGTCTGGACTTGAAGTAGAAGTTGTACCTTCAACATTTAAAGCTGATGATTTAATTGCAAGATTTGAAGCAAATGAAATTGGTGGTATCTTCTTATCAAATGGTCCTGGTGATCCACTAACTTTAACAGAAGAAAAAGAACAAGTTCAAAAACTGATTAATGCAAATATCCCTATGTTTGCTATTTGTTTAGGACACCAAATGTTATCTATTGCTCATGGACATGATACATATAAATTACCATTTGGACAACATGGTGGTAACCACCCAGTTGCAAACCCAGAAACAATGATTGTAGAAATCACTGCACAAAACCATAACTATAATGTTCCAGATAGTATTGAGCAAATTGCTGAAATTACTCATAAAAACTTATTTGATGGAACTATTGAGGGTGTTAAATATAAAAATAAAGAGATATTCTCAGTTCAACATCACCCAGAGGCTAGTCCTGGGCCACACGAAAGTAAATATATTTTCGACGAATTCGCTAAGATTGTAAAATAAGTAATCTTATTTTCGCAATCTCTGCGTTGAAGTTTTAAATTTATTCGTCACATACTTTAGTATGCTCCTCAAAAATTTAAAACTTCGCCTTGACCTTACAAAAAACAATCACTTCTTTTACAATCTTATAATTTCAAAAAATCTAAATAAAACTAGCTATTTTTAAATATTTCTAATTGTATATTTTGACTATAATAAAGTTTACTTATTTGAAATCGTAGATTAAAAAAATATTGATGTAGAGTTTTGTAAAACAAACGAATTTAATCGTCTGTTTTAGATAATAGGTAAGATGTATTTTTCTATTAAGAAGTAAGTTCCACTAGTAGCAATACCAGCAGCAAGTCCAGCTACGATGTCATCACCCATAACACCCCAACCACCTTTTACATTTTTATCAATTCTTCCTATAACAGAAGGTTTCCAAATGTCAAAGACTCTAAAGTATACAAAAGCAATAGGAGCTAAGTAATACATATTTTCAGCTGTAATACCACAAATAGAAAGGGCAATCCACATACCAGCAAGTTCGTCAATAACAATCTCTTTGCTATCATGCTCACCAATTTCTTTTTCATATTTATTTATTTCTCTTACAGCTATTACTGAGATTAAGAAGGCAAGTAAGAACATAGTTGACTCTGGAATATATTGTAATAATAAAACACCTAAGATAAGAGCTACAAAGCTTCCTACTGTACCAGGTGCTTTTGGGCTTAAGCCACTATAAAAAACAGTTAAAAATAGTTTTCTCATTACTTCTTCTTCTCTATTCCAAGTTTCTTTCTCTTTTCCCAAAGAGATTTTCTTGAGATACCAAGTTTTTTAGAAAGTTCAGTATCAGGGTATTTTGTTTGATATGATAAAACCATCATTTTTACATAATCATTTATTGTCATAATATTGTTTGTCATAAGAAGGCTATCTTCTTTTTCAAACTCTAATTTAGTATAAGGGAACTCTTCTTCTTTTTCTAAAGATACAATAATACATTTCTTATCTTCAATAAGTTTATTTAGGTTCTCTTTTGCACTCTTTTTAAGACTATGGTAGTCAGTTAAATATAAAACTCCACTAAACTTTTCATTTACTCTTTTTTGCCAATTATCAGAGCTAAGAGAAACAAATTTCATTTGTAAATCAAGTTTTCTAACTAATTCAAAAGCTAGTTTATCAGCACTGATTTGTGAGTTAGTTTCAATAAGTGTTGGAAATGATGTTGGCAATACATGGCTACTAGTATCCACTTCTTCAAATTGGAAGTTAAGGTAATCTCTTAGTGTCTGTAGCTCTTTTCTAATAGATTTACACTCTCTATAGTGATAGATTTTTCTTACAAGCTCATCCATAATAAATGGCTTCATAATATAATCTTTCGCACCCTCTTTGATTGGGTCAGTAACAGTTTCGTCTGAAATATATGATACAAGAAGTAAAATAATTGAGTCGCTATATCTTCTAATGATTGTTTTACATAAAGCAGCAGGTAGTGAAGTAGAAAGTAAAATAATATCGTAATCTTTTGTAAGATTATCAATGTTTGGTGATTCTACAAAGTCACAATTATGTCCGTCATCTAATAGTCTAGAGACAACTTTTTGGGCGAGGTAAATTTCGCTTTCAATAATCAGTATATTCATTTTTTCGTCCAGTCATAGTATTTTAAAGTTGCAATTGATTGTACTGCAACTCCTTCTTTTCGTCCTATAAATCCAAGTTTTTCAGCAGTTGTTGCTTTTATATTTACAAATTGCTTTTCTAAGTTTAGTAAAGAGGCAATAGTTTTTTTGATTTCATTTTTATATGGATTTATTTTTGGTTGTTGAGCAATTATTGTTAAATCAACATTAACTATCTCATATCCTACATTATAAATAAATTTTACAATTTCTTGTAAAAGAATTTTTGAGTCTATATCTTTAAACTCTTGGTCTGTATCAGGGAAAAATTCACCAATATCTCCAGCTCCACAAGCTCCTAATAGAGCATCAATAACAGAGTGAATTAAAACATCTCCATCACTATGCGCTTTAAAACCATATGGAACATCAATATTTATTCCACCAAGATACATTTTTTTGTTTTCTTCAAAGGGGTGAATATCATATCCAGTACCAGTAAAAAAGTTTTGGCTTGGTGCTTTTAGACATGATAATTCTTTTAAATCATCTCCAAAAGTTAGCTTTTTACTTTTTATTGAACCTTCTACATAAAAAACAGAACCACCATTAGCTTTTATAGCTGAACTGTCATCTGTAAACTCTTCTTCTGTTTCTAAAGCAGCTTTTAGAACAGTAGTTTTTGATAGTTGTGGTGTTTGGATAAGTTTAACATTATCTCTATTTATTGTTTCTTCATTGTAGATAACTGTATCACTCACCTTTAAAGTAGGTACTATACAATCAGCTTTTTCTTTTGAATCAATTAATGAAGTAATAACATTTTCAGGAATACAAGCTCTAGCCACATCAGTAACCATCACATATTCAGAATCAACATTTTCAAGAGAGTTTTTCATTGATTGTTGTCTAGTGTCTCCACCTGCAATAAACTCATAATCATCACTAAAGTTTTGCATATAGTTTAGTTCATCTTTAGAAGATGTGACGATTACCTTATTAAATTTATATAGATTATCGAGTCTTTTTGTAACAAAAAGCCAAAGTGGTTGATTGTCTATCCTAAGCCACTGTTTTTTTGTTTGAAGCCCGAATCTTGTGGAGTTCCCAGCACATAATACTATAAGCGTTACATTCGACACAAGGCCCCTTTGAGTAAAAAAGTTACAAATTATACTTTAATGTAACTTATGAAATCTTAAAGATCTTCTTCTAGTTTATATTTAATAGATTCGATTGCTTTTTCTAAAGTTTCTGCCTCAAAGCCATACTCTTCTGCTTTGTTTAATGCTCTTTGGATATTAGAATCTGAAAGTGGATTTTTTATATCAGCAAGTATTTTTACTATCTCTAATATCTTCACTTTTTTAAGATACTCTTTTGGACAGTTTTCTAAGTCTTCTACAAAACCAATTGAGAAGATAAGGTTATGACTTAAGTTCCAGTGTTTAAAAATATTTGCAGTAATTCTTGCACATGAATAACCAACAAACTCTTTTTCTACACTTGATAGGTTTTTTGTTATAGCAATTTGTTCTTGGAATTCTTCTTTTTGTTTATTTTCTGTGATAATATCAGAAATAATAAACTTTCCAGTCTCTTGTAAAAAAGCTGGTAATAGTAAGTCTTCTTTTAAGTCTTTATCAATTTTTGCAACCCAAGTGTTAATAATATTTGAAGCTAAGTTACATGAGAACATAAAGTCATCAGTAGAAGCACTGTAGGCATTAAGGTCAGTTTGAATTAGATTTTGAATAACAGAACCTAAAGCAATAGAAATTGTAAAGTTAACACCTAAAAGTGAGATAGCACGACTAGGAGTTTCTACTTCACTTACAAATCCAAACATAGCAGAGTTTGCAACTCTTAAAACAGTAGTAATAATTAATGGGTCTTTTTCTATTATCTTTAATAAGTCTAGAGGCTCTTTAGTTGGCATTTTTCTAAACTCTTCTAATTCTAAAACCGAATTAGGTAAAGGTGGCAAAGAGTCAATTTTTTCTACTATTAACTGTTTCATTATCAATCCTGGAAATCAATTTTTTTTATCATATCAATTAATTGTTTATACTCATCTGTATCAAGTTCCAATAAAATCAACTTTTCTGTGAGTAAATTGTGATTTGTTATTTTTTTAATATAATTTTTACTAGCTATAAAATCCCTTAAAAATAGAATCTCCAGATTTTTAATAGTATCTTTTTTAGTATCCTCTTCAATAGGAAAGTTATCAATGTAAAATTCAGTAATATTTTTAAACTTATTATCCTCAAAATCATCAAAACTCTTATATTTATAAATTTTATGAATAAGTGTAAGAATTAAAAATGAAGCATTGTTCTTTAAAATAGCTAATTCTATGTCTTTATTTGTAAACTCTTTATGTCCAAAATCAGAAGCTAAACTTAAATCATAACCATGGAACATCTTTTCTAGGTTTAGAAAATATTTTTCAAAAGTATAATCTAATGGATAGGCATTAATATCATGATAATGAATATGAGAGAAATAATAAAGTTGTTCTCCTATTAGATTATTTAAGATATTTATATGCTTTACGTCTAAAGGAATAGTTAGTTTTAACATGTTTTTTGATTCTTTTAGAATTTGAAAGAAGTTATCTATATTAGGAATTTTATTCTTATCATTAACAAAAGTATTACAAAGCTCTGTAAAAACTTTTATAAGTAAGGTATAAAGCTTAAACTCTAGCTCAAATCTTTCTTTATCTTCATTAAAACTTTTTTTCAATAAGTCTTCATAAAATCTAAATACCTTAGCTATTTCATCTAAGTTATAATCATCAATATTTTTAATTGAAAAACTATTATCAAATGTAAGCTTATCTATTAATTCTAAAAGTTTTATATCATCGATAATAGCACTATTAAGTATAGTTTTAAGGTTTACTTTTGAATGTTCATAAAGTGTTGTTAGATTTTCGCTACTTTTCATGTTAACCTTAAATCGTTAGTTGGATTATTATAATCAAATACACCTTACATAATTAATAAATTAAAATAGTTGTTTTAATTAAGTTTCTATAATATAAATTTGATATAATCACCCTAAATTATTACATAGGATTTTTATATGAGAGACTGGTTAGACAATCATAAAGATGATGAAGTAAGAACACAGATGTATTATGCCAAAAGAGGTATTATTACTCCAGATATGGAGTATGTAGCAAAAGTAGAAAAAATTGAACCTGAACTTGTAAGAGATGAGATTGCAAGAGGAAGATTAATTATTCCTGCAAATGTTAATCATAAACATTTAAAGCCAATGGCTATTGGTATAGCATCTTCTTGTAAGATTAATGCAAATATTGGATCATCTGCATTAGCATCAGATATTGCTGGTGAGATTGAGAAAGTTGATGTATGTCTAAAACATGGTGCAGATACTATTATGGATTTAAGTACAGGTGGAGATTTAGATTCAATTAGAAAAGCTGTTATTGAGCACTCAACAGTTCCAATTGGTACAGTACCAATTTATCAAATCTTACATGATGTAAAAGATAAAATTGAAGATTTATCTATTGATGTTATGTTAGATGTTTTAGAAAAACAAGCACAACAAGGTGTTTCATACTTTACAATTCATGCTGGTTTCCTTTTACAGTTTATGCCACATATTGCAAAAAGAAAAATGGGAATCGTTTCAAGAGGTGGTTCTTTAATGGCTGCATGGATGATGCACTACCATAAAGAAAATCCATTCTATGATGCATTTGATGATATTTTAGATATTTGTAGAAGATATGATGTATCTTTATCTTTAGGTGACTCTTTAAGACCAGGGTGTCTTGCAGATGCATCAGATGAAGCACAATTATCAGAATTAAAGATTTTAGGTGAATTAACGCTTAGAGCTTGGGAAAAAGATGTTCAAGTTATGATTGAAGGACCAGGTCACGTTCCATTAAATCAAATTGAAAGAAATATGAAACTTGAAAGAGAGTATTGTCATGAGGCACCTTTCTATATCTTAGGACCACTTACAACTGATATTGCTGCTGGTTATGACCACATCTCTTCTGCAATTGGTGCAGCTGTTGGTGGATGGCATGGAGCTAGTATGCTTTGTTATGTAACTCCGAAAGAACACTTAGGATTACCAAATGCAAATGATGTAAGAGAAGGTATTATCGCATATAAGATTGCAGCTCACTCTGCTGATATTGCAAGAGGAAGAAAAGGTGCAAGAGATATTGATGATGAAATGTCAGATGCAAGATATGCCTTTGATTGGAATAAACAGTTTGAATTATGTTTAGACCCTGAAAGAGCAAAAGAGTATCATGATGAAACTCTTCCTCAAGATGTATTTAAAGAAGCAGAGTTCTGCTCAATGTGTGGACCAAAGTTTTGTTCATATAAAATCACACAAAAGATTGTAAAAGATCATGGTGATAAGATTGAAGCGACTGCTACAGCTTAGTATTTTTTAATAAAATATGAGATATAAAAAAGGTCAAGTTTTTTTTACTTGACCTTTTTTTATTAATGATTTCAATTAAGACAAAAATTATCCTATTTGAAATATAATATCGTGAAAATTTAAGAAATAAAAAATAAGGTTCCTAAAAATAGGGGCTATTTATAAGGAAAATATATGGCAAATATAGCTGATATAAAAGCAGAGTTATCAAAAGTTATATATCCAGGTTTCCAAAAATCAATTGTTGATTTTGGTTTCGTAAAAGATATTCAAGTTGATGCTGATGATGCCTGTACAATACTTTTAGATATTACTTCAAGTGCAGAAGATGTTTCTTCTAAACTAGAAGAAGATATTTCAAAAGTTTTAAGTGCAATTGGTGTTACAAATGTAAATTTAAAAATTTCTAAGCCAGAAGCTCCAAAACAACAAAGTAATAGTACAAGTGGAAGTAATATCGCTCCACAAATCAAAAACTTTGTAATGGTAAGTTCAGGAAAAGGTGGAGTTGGTAAATCAACTACTACTGTAAACTTAGCAATTGCAGCTGCAATGCAAGGTAAAAAAGTTGGTATCTTAGATGCTGATATTTATGGACCAAATATTCCTAGAATGATGGGTGTAAATGGACTTGAAGTTGAGGTAGTTGGAAATAAAGCTAAACCTTTTAATGCCTTTGGTGTTGCTGTAATGTCAATGGGTTCTTTAATGGAAGAAGGTCAATCTCTAATTTGGAGAGGGGCTATGATTATGAAGGCTATTCAACAACTATTAAGAGATATCCTTTGGGAAGATTTAGACATCTTATTTATTGATATGCCTCCAGGAACTGGTGATGCACAATTAACTCTTGCTCAAAGTGTACCTGTAACATGTGGTATTAATGTTACTACTCCTCAACATGTAGCACTTGATGATTCAAGAAGATCTTTAGATATGTTCCAAAAACTTCATATTCCTATTGGTGGAATTGTTGAAAATATGAGTGGATTTATTTGTCCTTCATGTAATACAGAATCTGATATCTTCGGACAAGGAACTTGTGAAGATTTAGCAGACCAATATAATACGCAGGTATTAGGATTACTTCCAATTGAACCTGCAATTAGAGAAGGTGGAGATGCTGGTAAACCAGTAGTTTACTTCAATCCTGAATCTGAATCAGCAAAAAGATATATGATAGCTGCAGAAAAACTAATTAACTTTGTAGATGAAAATGAAGATAAAGCAGAAAATGCTTCTATTCAACCAACTACAAATGGTGTATCTGCTTGTTCTACAAGTGGTGCAGCAGCTTCTCAAACTGAGCAAAAACAAGAGTCTTCATCTGGTGGATGTGGAACTGGTTGTGGTTGTCACTAAATAAAAAGAGCTTTTGCTCTTTTTATTCTTTCTTGTCGTTTTTATACAATTAATTAATTTCCCTTTTTTATATACTTCTTAAAAAAGGAGTTTATATGAAAAAAATACTTGTACTACTAGCCCATGATGATTTAGAAAAATCTCTTGTAAATAAAAGAATCAAAGAAGAACTAAGCTGTGAAGAAAATGTTCTTTATAAAGATTTAAATGAACTATATCCTGACTATAATATTGATGTTAAAAAAGAGCAAGAAGACTTAAAAAATATCTCAAAAATTGTATTTCAATTTCCAATGTATTGGTATAGTGCACCAGCACTATTAAAAAGATGGGTTGATTCTGTTTTAGAGTATGGTTATTCTTATATCATAAATGAAAAAGGTGACTTTGAAGCCTTAGCTTTAAAAGGTAAAAAGTTTCAAACTCTTGTTTCAATGGGAGCAAAAGAGGAATCATTTTATGGTGAAGATAGATTGAGTGTGAAAGAGTGTTTAAACTCATATTTTTATACAATGGAAATGTTAGGTACAAAAAAAATAGAACCTTCATTTATCTATGGTTTAGGTTATGGTGATATTGAAGAAGAAAGACTTCAATCTTATATTCAAGAAGTAAAAGAAAAGGTATTAGAAAACTAGTGGCATATTTTAATAAAGAGTTAGATGAAATAGGTTTTAAACTTTATGAACCATGTGAAAAACTAAAGCCTTATATTTTAAACTATTGGAAAATAGAAGCAAATCTTAGTGAAAAAAGAAGCTTGAAAATACTAACTGACGGGAGTTTAGGATTTGTAATAAATTTTGCAAATCCATTCTTCTTGGAAGTAAATCAAAAGCAAATGCTGTGTAGTTCAACAGTAACCTTAATGGGGCAAACGAAATCTCCAACAATCATGAATTTTAACAATAAGATTGAAGCCTTTGGTATTAGGTTTAATCCAGCAGGAGCATATAGATTTTTTGATGAGGAGCTTTCTAGTTTTCAAGATAGAAATATAGATTATAAAGACTCTTTTTGGAATTTTATGGAACTTTTTGAGAAGCAAAAAATATGTGAAGAACAAAGAGTTAAACTATGTGATGAGTTTTTATTAGAAAGATTAGCTTTATCAAAAAAAGAAAACTCAAAATATACTTTTGAAATTATTGATTTAATAAATAAAAGAAAAGGTGATATTTCAGTTGAAGAGTTAAGTTCGTATTTTGATATTTCTGTAAGACAAATTGAAAGAATATTTAAAAAAGAATTAGGACTAACTGTAAAACTTTTTATTCGAATAATAAGGCTTCGAAATACAAGGGATAAAATAAGTTCATTAAAAGTGGATACCTTAACTAATACAGCTTATGATAATGGTTTTTTTGATCAAGCACATTTTATCAAAGAGTTTAAATCTTTTATGAGTGAAACACCAAAAAACTATTACTCAAATAAACTTCAAATGGCAAAAGAGCTTAACTACAAAAAGTATAAAGCCTAGTCGTTTTTTTACAATTAAAAATATACTCTTTTTACTAGAATTCATAAAAAAGGATATTTATGAATTTATTACTAAATGAAAAACTTATTTTACTCTATGCAAGACTATTTTTAGCTTTTAGTTTTTTATCAGCAGTAGCGGATAGATTTGGTTTCTGGGGAAGTGTAGGAGAAGAGGGAATTGCTTGGGGAGATTTTCAATCTTTTATTGAATATGTAGCTTATTTAAATCCATTTTTATTTGACTCTTTGATTCCTTCTCTTGCATATGTTGTAACAGCATTAGAAATCATTTTAGCTCTTTTTCTTATCTTTGGTATATATTTAAAGGAAAGCTCTTTTATAAGCTTTATTATGCTTTTATTATTTGCATTGGCTATGAGTTTTACTTCTAGTATAAAAGTAGCATTTGATTATTCTGTTTTTAGTGCAAGTGGCTTAGCATTGTTACTTTTTTTAATTTATTACAAAGAAAAGAATAAATTAGCATAAGAAGTTTTTAATTTACTGAAAAATTATTATAAACTATAAATAAAGACAAAAGGAGCTAAGAAATGTTTTTAACTGAGATTTTTATATTTGTTGTAGTTGGTTTATTAGCTTTTATGGGAGCTAGTTTTGTGGTAAAACACTTTATTAGAAAGAAAGAGAAGAAAGCCTAGCTTTTAGCTTAGGCTAGTTTTCTCTTGAGTTTTTTTCTTCAATTCCAGATAATCCAAATCTTCTAGAAAGCTCTTGTTTTACTCTATCTGGATTAATTCCTTTACTTGAAAGGGCAACTAAACTATGATATAGTAAATCAGCTGCTTCATAGATAATCTCTTCTTCATCATTATCTTTAACAGCAAATGTAAATTCACCTGCTTCTTCTACAATCTTTTTAAGCATAGAGTTCTCTTTACCTTGTAAAAGTTTTGCAGTATATGATTTTGAAGGGTCATCATTTTTTCTTGATTCAATTACATGGTATAGAGTATCAATTACACCATAGGCATTTGTAGTATTTACTTCTACATCAAGTTTAATTTCATCATTTTCTAAATCAGTAAAGAAACATGATTTTCTTCCTGTATGGCAAGCAACACCATTTTGGTTTACTTTCAATAAAATAGTATCATTATCACAATCAACCATTGTAGAAACAACTTCTTGTGTATGTCCAGAGCTTTCACCCTTTTTCCATAGTCTTTGTTTACTTCTACTAAAGTAATGAGCTTGTTTTGTTTCAAGTGTTAGTTTTAATGCTTCTTCATTCATATATGCAAGCATTAGTACTTCATTACTAGTTGCATCTTGTGTAATAACAGGAATTAATCCATCCATCTTTTGCCAATCTATTTTATCTACCATACTCATTTTCCCTTTTTTGTCACTAAATATTAAAACTTTTTACCAAGCTCAACTTCTATTTTATCTATAGATTTTGTTTCATTATTTATATCAAAATTACTTTTTATATTGATATCTTCTTCTTTTGAAGGATCAATAGGTTCATTAGTAGGTTTTGAATTATTCTTATAAGTAATGATTCCTTTTTTTACTTTGGGAGCATTATCTATTTTATTTTTAACTTCTTCATATACATTTGAGTTGTTTTGATAGTAGTTATTCTCTTTTGGAAGTTCTGTATTAAGTTCTTTTTTTATTTCTATATTTGAGTAGTCTACATTATTTTCAGCTTTTAAAGCTAGAAAAAGTAAACCTAATAATAATATATATTTCATGTTTGTTCAAAATAAGAAGTAAAAATACTTCTTATTTCCTTTTATTTATTAATTGCGCTATCTCTTGACTTATCTTTAGTGTCAACCCAGATATTTGGAGTTGAACCACCAGGTGTTAAGAAAATCTTAGCATCTTTGTTTTCTCTAAGAGCTTCGTTAAATTTACCTTGAACTTCAATTTGTTGCATATGAAGTAAGTTTGGAGTTAATGATTTAGCAATTGCTTTATTTGCAGCAGCTTGCGCTTTTGCTTCAATAGTTACAGCATCTGCTCTACCTTGTGCTTCAATTCTGTTTTTGTCAGCCTCACCCTTTGCAAGTGCAGCTTTTTTCTCAGCTTCTTGCTTAGCTCTTAAAACTTCATATCTTACTCTTTCAGATTCTTGGTTAGCAATTTGAACTCTCTCGATTTGCTCTTTAATTTTTGTAGGAAGAACGATTTCTCTTAATTGAACAGACTCAACTGTTACAGGAGTACCTTCTAAAGACTCAATTTGAGTTCTAATTCCATTTTCAATTAAAGTTGCAATTTCATTTCTTCTTGTTGGAAGTTCTTCTGCGTTAAATCCACCAACAACGTTTCTTACAATATTTCTAACAACTGGGTTAACGATTTTATCTTCCCATGCTGGTCCCCAAGTTGCAATAGTAACTGGTGCTCCTGCTGCTGTAAGTCTATATTGAGTTGTTAATTCAATTGAAACTGGTAAACCTCTTGCATCAAGAATATTAATTGCTGGGTTTAATTTGATACTTTGGTCAAAACCTGCACTACCACTTGTTTCAACAGATGCATAGTTAATAAGTCTTACTTTTGTATCAACTACAATAACCTTTTGGAATACTGGAATATATAAGTGGAAACCAGGATTTAATGGTCTATCTTCATATTTACCTGTTGTAACTTTGATACCTACTTGACCAGATTCAATAATTACAAATGGTTTAAAAATAAATAGTGCAGCTAAGATGATAATAACTGCGTAAATTAGACCAGCTTTTTTACCAAAGTTTTTAAAAAACTCAGGTGGCTCAAAAGGAGGTTGGTAGTTACCACCTCCACCGTTATTAGAGTTGTTACCCTTATTTTGTTGTTGTCTATTTTTAAAATAGTCGTTATCTATTGGCATAAATTACCCTTTTTTGTTTTAGTTAATATAAGTTAAATACTTTTCATACTTTTCATTCTTACCTTGAACAGCGTCAAAGTAAGCAGTCTGTAAGGCTTCAGTAATTGGACCTCTTTCACCAGCTCCAATAATTCTACAATCAATTTCTCTAATAGGAGTTACTTCAACAGCAGTTCCTGTAAAGAAAGCTTCATCTGCGATATAAACTTCTTCTCTTGTAAGTCTTCTTCTTACAACTGTATACCCTAAGTCTTCAGCTAAATCAATAACTGTAGCTTGAGTAATAGACTCTAATGAGTTATCATTTGGAGGAGTAATAATAACACCATCTCTTACGATAAAGAAACAAGCACCAGATGCTTCAGCAATATAACCTTGGTCATCTCTTAATAAAGCTTCGTCATAACCAGCTTCAACTGCTTCAAATTTTGCCATTTGAGAGTTTAAGTAGTTAGCAACAGCCTTTGCTTTTCCCATACCAGAAGTATTTGAGTTTCTAGTCATAGATGCGATTTTAACTCTAACACCTTTTTTAAGACCTTCTTCTCCTAAGTATGCTCCCCATTCCCATGCAGAAACAGAAACATTTACAGGTGCATCTTTATGATACAGACCCATAACACCGTAACCTAGATAAACTAGTGGTCTAATGTATGCTCCCTCAAATAATTCATTTTTTTGTAATAGTTCAACTTGAGCATCATTTAACTCATCTGCAGAAAAAGGAACATCAATAAGAGTCATTTTAGAAGAGTTAATTAATCTTTTAGTGTGCTCTTCTAGTTTAAAGATAGCACATCTTCCATCATGTGTTTTATAAGCTTTAGTACCTTCAATTGCACCATTCCCATAATGCAATGTGTGACTTAATACATGAACTTTTGCGTCATGCCAATCAACAAATTTCCCATCCATCCAGATGTATTTTGCTTCTGTCATTTATCCATCCCTATAAATAAAGTAATTGTTTTCAAGTTACTTTTTGATTTTTGTCTGATAGTTTATCCAAGCTTGCTTTAAATTAAAGTGAATGATTGTTTTTACCTCTACAACTAATAATTATATTAAACTAATGTGAATTTAACATGGAGTTTTTTTAAGAATATTTTCTTTTTAATTTGATATTATCCAAATAAAAAATTAAAGGTAATGTTATATGTCTCAACAAGAGTTTTGGAACAGTAAATTTTCAAGAGATGGATATCTTTATGGATTAAAGCCAAACAGTTTTATAGCAAGTAAAGTAAAACTTTTTAAAAGAGCTGGAAAGATTTTATGTTTAGGTGAAGGGGAAGGTAGAAATGCAATTTTCTTAGCCAAAAGAGGTTTTGATGTAACTGCAATTGATGCTTCTGATATTGGTCTTTCAAAATTAGAGCAAAGAGCAAAAGAAGAGGGCTTAAATATCAAGACTATGTGTCTAGACTTAAATGAGTGGGAAGCTGAAGAAAAATATGATGCAATAGTCGCTTCTTATTTACATATGTACGAAGAAGATAGAGCAAAACTGTTTGAAAATATTGATGAGTCATTAGCTTCTGGAGGTGTATTTGTAGGAGAGTTTTTCTCTGTAAATCAGTTAAACTTTTCAAGTGGTGGA
The sequence above is a segment of the Arcobacter sp. F155 genome. Coding sequences within it:
- a CDS encoding phosphatidylglycerophosphatase A; the protein is MRKLFLTVFYSGLSPKAPGTVGSFVALILGVLLLQYIPESTMFLLAFLISVIAVREINKYEKEIGEHDSKEIVIDELAGMWIALSICGITAENMYYLAPIAFVYFRVFDIWKPSVIGRIDKNVKGGWGVMGDDIVAGLAAGIATSGTYFLIEKYILPII
- a CDS encoding response regulator: MNILIIESEIYLAQKVVSRLLDDGHNCDFVESPNIDNLTKDYDIILLSTSLPAALCKTIIRRYSDSIILLLVSYISDETVTDPIKEGAKDYIMKPFIMDELVRKIYHYRECKSIRKELQTLRDYLNFQFEEVDTSSHVLPTSFPTLIETNSQISADKLAFELVRKLDLQMKFVSLSSDNWQKRVNEKFSGVLYLTDYHSLKKSAKENLNKLIEDKKCIIVSLEKEEEFPYTKLEFEKEDSLLMTNNIMTINDYVKMMVLSYQTKYPDTELSKKLGISRKSLWEKRKKLGIEKKK
- a CDS encoding bifunctional 2-C-methyl-D-erythritol 4-phosphate cytidylyltransferase/2-C-methyl-D-erythritol 2,4-cyclodiphosphate synthase, which gives rise to MSNVTLIVLCAGNSTRFGLQTKKQWLRIDNQPLWLFVTKRLDNLYKFNKVIVTSSKDELNYMQNFSDDYEFIAGGDTRQQSMKNSLENVDSEYVMVTDVARACIPENVITSLIDSKEKADCIVPTLKVSDTVIYNEETINRDNVKLIQTPQLSKTTVLKAALETEEEFTDDSSAIKANGGSVFYVEGSIKSKKLTFGDDLKELSCLKAPSQNFFTGTGYDIHPFEENKKMYLGGINIDVPYGFKAHSDGDVLIHSVIDALLGACGAGDIGEFFPDTDQEFKDIDSKILLQEIVKFIYNVGYEIVNVDLTIIAQQPKINPYKNEIKKTIASLLNLEKQFVNIKATTAEKLGFIGRKEGVAVQSIATLKYYDWTKK
- a CDS encoding HDOD domain-containing protein encodes the protein MKQLIVEKIDSLPPLPNSVLELEEFRKMPTKEPLDLLKIIEKDPLIITTVLRVANSAMFGFVSEVETPSRAISLLGVNFTISIALGSVIQNLIQTDLNAYSASTDDFMFSCNLASNIINTWVAKIDKDLKEDLLLPAFLQETGKFIISDIITENKQKEEFQEQIAITKNLSSVEKEFVGYSCARITANIFKHWNLSHNLIFSIGFVEDLENCPKEYLKKVKILEIVKILADIKNPLSDSNIQRALNKAEEYGFEAETLEKAIESIKYKLEEDL
- the thiC gene encoding phosphomethylpyrimidine synthase ThiC produces the protein MRDWLDNHKDDEVRTQMYYAKRGIITPDMEYVAKVEKIEPELVRDEIARGRLIIPANVNHKHLKPMAIGIASSCKINANIGSSALASDIAGEIEKVDVCLKHGADTIMDLSTGGDLDSIRKAVIEHSTVPIGTVPIYQILHDVKDKIEDLSIDVMLDVLEKQAQQGVSYFTIHAGFLLQFMPHIAKRKMGIVSRGGSLMAAWMMHYHKENPFYDAFDDILDICRRYDVSLSLGDSLRPGCLADASDEAQLSELKILGELTLRAWEKDVQVMIEGPGHVPLNQIERNMKLEREYCHEAPFYILGPLTTDIAAGYDHISSAIGAAVGGWHGASMLCYVTPKEHLGLPNANDVREGIIAYKIAAHSADIARGRKGARDIDDEMSDARYAFDWNKQFELCLDPERAKEYHDETLPQDVFKEAEFCSMCGPKFCSYKITQKIVKDHGDKIEATATA